From the genome of Deinococcus aerius, one region includes:
- the leuS gene encoding leucine--tRNA ligase: MTKIEIQEPRAERYNPHAIEPKWQERWEQEGLYTFHEDPSKTKFYALTMFPYPSGNLHIGHWYANVAPDARARWLRMRGYNVLFPMGFDAFGLPAENAAIRNNLDPAVWTYSNIEYMTGQFKRMGTMIDWSRKFATCDPEYYRWNQWFFTEFFRRGLVYKKDGLVNWCPKDQTVLANEQVVDGACERCGTPVQRRNLSQWYMKITDYADELLDFSGTDMPERVRLMQTNWIGKSVGAEITFDTPAGPETVFTTRPDTLMGATFLVLAPEHPKVAALTTREQAEEVRAYVEAAGRKTDVERQQEGEKTGVFTGSYATHPVSGHQIPIWVADYVLVTYGTGSIMAVPSGDQRDLDFARKFGLEIIETVRPEGAEPMDVATVSEAYSGDGIIVNEGPLHGMKGGKAHITAVIDRLAELNVAQPKTTYRLRDWLFARQRYWGTPIPIVYCPEHGAQPVPDDQLPVRLPENVEFTPTGQSPLKLDREWIATTCPVCGGPAERDTDTMDTFVDSSWYMYRFLSPHDDGHPFDPAKADLMPVDLYTGGIEHAILHLLYSRFWTKVMRDMGLTTLSEPFRALRNQGIILGPDGEKMSKSRGNVVDPDDLVREYGVDTVRAYLMFIAPWELGGPWDPSGINGPSKWLSRIWALYFDEKAVGPEEKVTEAELRYAVHSTLKKVSGDFDRLSFNTIIASLMELTNTLVKAKRSPSHATPAWEEALDIFNRMLAPVVPHIAEEIWMERGGAQSVHVQPWPEVDEAAATRDTITIGVQVSGKVRGQVEISRAATQEEALAAARANPDVARFVEGKTTVKEIYVPGRIINIVVKP; the protein is encoded by the coding sequence ATGACCAAGATCGAGATTCAGGAGCCGCGCGCCGAGCGTTACAACCCGCACGCCATCGAGCCCAAATGGCAGGAGCGGTGGGAGCAAGAAGGGCTGTACACCTTCCACGAGGACCCCTCCAAGACCAAGTTCTACGCGCTGACGATGTTTCCGTACCCCAGCGGCAACCTGCACATCGGCCACTGGTACGCGAACGTGGCGCCGGATGCGCGGGCGCGCTGGCTGCGGATGCGGGGCTACAACGTGCTGTTCCCGATGGGCTTCGACGCCTTCGGGCTGCCCGCCGAGAACGCGGCGATCCGCAATAACCTGGACCCGGCGGTGTGGACGTACTCGAACATCGAGTACATGACGGGGCAGTTCAAGCGGATGGGCACCATGATCGACTGGAGCCGCAAGTTCGCCACCTGCGACCCCGAGTATTACCGCTGGAACCAGTGGTTCTTCACCGAGTTCTTCCGGCGGGGCCTGGTCTACAAGAAAGATGGCCTGGTGAACTGGTGCCCGAAGGACCAGACCGTGCTGGCGAACGAGCAGGTCGTGGACGGCGCCTGCGAACGCTGCGGCACCCCCGTCCAGCGGCGCAACCTGAGCCAGTGGTACATGAAGATCACCGACTACGCGGATGAGCTGCTGGACTTCTCCGGCACCGACATGCCCGAGCGCGTGCGCCTGATGCAGACGAACTGGATCGGCAAGTCGGTGGGCGCCGAGATCACCTTCGACACCCCCGCCGGGCCCGAGACGGTGTTCACCACCCGCCCCGACACGCTGATGGGCGCGACCTTCCTGGTGCTGGCCCCCGAGCATCCCAAGGTGGCGGCGCTGACGACCAGGGAGCAAGCCGAGGAGGTGCGCGCCTACGTCGAGGCGGCGGGCCGCAAGACCGACGTGGAGCGCCAGCAGGAGGGCGAAAAGACGGGCGTGTTCACCGGGAGCTACGCCACGCATCCGGTCAGCGGCCATCAAATCCCCATCTGGGTCGCCGACTACGTCCTGGTGACCTACGGCACGGGCTCGATTATGGCTGTGCCGAGCGGCGACCAGCGCGACCTGGACTTTGCCCGCAAGTTCGGGCTGGAGATTATCGAGACGGTACGGCCCGAGGGCGCCGAGCCGATGGACGTGGCGACCGTCTCGGAGGCCTACAGTGGCGACGGCATCATCGTGAATGAGGGGCCGCTGCACGGGATGAAGGGCGGCAAGGCACACATCACCGCCGTGATTGACCGGCTGGCCGAGCTGAACGTGGCGCAGCCCAAGACCACCTACCGCCTGCGCGACTGGCTGTTCGCGCGCCAGCGGTACTGGGGCACGCCCATCCCCATCGTGTACTGCCCCGAACACGGCGCGCAGCCCGTTCCCGACGACCAACTGCCCGTCCGCCTGCCCGAGAACGTGGAGTTCACGCCCACGGGTCAGAGCCCCCTGAAGCTGGACCGCGAGTGGATCGCCACGACCTGCCCCGTCTGCGGCGGCCCCGCCGAGCGCGACACCGACACGATGGACACCTTTGTGGATTCGAGCTGGTACATGTACCGCTTCCTGTCCCCGCACGACGACGGGCATCCCTTCGATCCTGCGAAGGCGGACCTGATGCCGGTGGACCTGTACACGGGCGGCATCGAACACGCGATCCTGCACCTGCTGTACTCGCGCTTCTGGACCAAGGTGATGCGCGACATGGGCCTGACCACGCTGAGCGAGCCCTTCCGGGCACTGCGCAACCAGGGCATCATCCTGGGGCCAGACGGCGAGAAGATGAGCAAGAGCCGCGGCAACGTGGTGGACCCCGACGATCTGGTGCGAGAGTACGGCGTGGACACGGTGCGCGCCTACCTGATGTTCATCGCCCCCTGGGAACTGGGCGGCCCCTGGGACCCCAGCGGCATCAACGGCCCCTCCAAGTGGCTGTCGCGCATCTGGGCGCTGTACTTCGACGAGAAGGCGGTCGGGCCGGAGGAAAAGGTCACCGAGGCCGAGCTGCGTTACGCCGTCCACTCCACCCTGAAAAAGGTCTCGGGCGACTTCGACCGTCTGAGCTTCAACACGATCATCGCCTCGCTGATGGAGCTGACGAACACGCTGGTGAAGGCCAAGCGCAGCCCGAGTCACGCCACCCCCGCCTGGGAGGAGGCGCTGGACATCTTTAACCGGATGCTGGCCCCGGTCGTGCCCCACATCGCCGAGGAAATCTGGATGGAACGCGGCGGAGCCCAGAGCGTCCACGTCCAGCCCTGGCCCGAGGTGGACGAGGCCGCCGCCACCCGCGACACCATAACCATCGGCGTGCAGGTGAGCGGCAAGGTGCGCGGCCAGGTGGAGATCAGCAGGGCGGCGACCCAGGAGGAGGCCCTGGCCGCCGCCCGCGCGAACCCCGACGTGGCCCGCTTCGTCGAGGGCAAGACGACGGTGAAGGAGATCTACGTGCCCGGAAGGATCATCAATATCGTCGTGAAGCCCTAA
- a CDS encoding DUF1345 domain-containing protein, with translation MTPSRPLPPPAAVRLLVGAGLGLIVGLLTPREWPLVAHLLLGWCALCASVLGRVWPRLLHSGPERTQELALREDDTRAVALLLTVSAALVSLLGVGFALDLAHRDPGQTVGLTTLAALTTVLSWLLLHTEYTLHYAHRYYRDGGGVLFLDGGGTLKDPDYRDFLYLGLTIGMTYQVSDTNINSRAMRGLLLQHAVLSYMFGTVVIALTVSAVASLLG, from the coding sequence GTGACCCCTTCCCGTCCCCTCCCGCCGCCCGCCGCGGTGAGGCTCCTGGTGGGGGCGGGGTTGGGCCTGATCGTCGGCCTGCTGACGCCCCGGGAATGGCCCCTGGTCGCGCATCTGCTGTTGGGCTGGTGCGCCCTGTGCGCCTCCGTGCTGGGCCGCGTGTGGCCGAGACTGCTGCACTCCGGCCCCGAGCGGACCCAGGAACTCGCCCTGCGCGAGGACGACACCCGGGCGGTGGCCCTGCTGCTGACCGTCTCGGCGGCGCTCGTCAGCCTGCTGGGGGTGGGCTTCGCCCTCGACCTCGCGCACCGAGACCCGGGGCAGACGGTGGGCCTGACCACCCTCGCGGCCCTCACGACCGTGCTCTCGTGGCTGCTGCTGCACACCGAGTACACCCTGCACTACGCCCACCGCTATTACCGCGACGGCGGCGGGGTGCTGTTCCTCGACGGGGGCGGGACCCTGAAAGACCCCGACTACCGCGACTTCCTGTACCTGGGTCTGACCATCGGCATGACGTACCAGGTCAGCGACACGAACATCAACTCGCGGGCGATGCGTGGGCTGCTCCTTCAGCACGCCGTCCTCTCCTACATGTTCGGGACGGTCGTGATTGCGCTGACGGTGAGCGCGGTGGCGAGCCTGCTGGGGTGA
- the proS gene encoding proline--tRNA ligase — MAFMTKAASGDKQDKRAQQYGVTPQSVDFNDWYNEVVKKADLADNSPVAGAMVVRPYGAALWENIQRWLDDRFKATGHESLIFPTLIPMGFIMKEADHVEGFAPELFTVDKIGTEKLAEPYVMRPTSETIIGHMWSGWLNSYRDLPFLHYQWGSVFRAELRTKAFLRTSEFYWHEGHTAHASEEEARAEVRQQLDLYHEFCQDVLALPVVRGEKTASERFAGAVATYSIEGMMRDGKALQSGTSHYLGQNFSRAFDVKFQTREQREEYAYTTSWAISSRIIGAIIMTHGDDFGLIMPPGIAPIQVVVIPVGRKDNFDQMVGEGERLAAELRALGLRVKVDRRDGVTNGFKYNDWELKGVPVRIELGPRDLEQGVVVVKNRNAEEKETLPRAEAIAGMRARLDGIQAWLLRRATDFMLENTVKVDTYAEFRAAIEAGKWVLAFHCGDPESEKAIKDETKATIRNIPLDDAEFFAEREEGGVCVHTGRPAAYGKRVIFARQY; from the coding sequence ATGGCCTTTATGACGAAGGCGGCCAGTGGAGACAAGCAGGATAAGAGGGCGCAGCAGTACGGGGTGACGCCCCAGAGCGTGGATTTCAACGACTGGTACAACGAGGTCGTCAAAAAGGCCGATTTGGCCGACAACAGCCCGGTGGCGGGCGCGATGGTCGTGCGGCCCTACGGCGCGGCGCTGTGGGAAAACATCCAGCGGTGGCTCGACGACCGCTTCAAGGCGACCGGGCACGAGTCGCTGATCTTTCCCACCCTGATCCCCATGGGCTTCATCATGAAGGAGGCCGACCACGTCGAGGGCTTCGCGCCCGAACTCTTCACCGTGGACAAGATCGGCACCGAGAAGCTCGCCGAGCCCTACGTGATGCGCCCGACCTCCGAGACGATCATCGGGCACATGTGGAGCGGGTGGCTGAACTCCTACCGCGACCTCCCCTTCCTGCACTACCAGTGGGGCAGCGTGTTTCGCGCGGAGCTGCGGACCAAGGCCTTCCTGCGGACGAGCGAGTTCTACTGGCACGAGGGTCACACCGCCCACGCCTCGGAGGAGGAGGCCCGCGCCGAGGTCCGCCAGCAGCTCGACCTTTACCACGAGTTCTGCCAGGACGTACTCGCCCTGCCCGTCGTGCGCGGCGAGAAGACGGCCTCCGAGCGCTTTGCCGGGGCGGTCGCCACCTACTCCATCGAGGGCATGATGCGCGACGGCAAGGCGCTGCAATCGGGCACCTCGCACTACCTGGGGCAGAACTTCAGCCGGGCCTTCGACGTGAAGTTCCAGACTCGGGAGCAGCGCGAGGAGTACGCCTACACCACCAGTTGGGCGATCTCCAGCCGCATCATCGGGGCGATCATCATGACGCACGGGGACGACTTCGGGCTGATCATGCCGCCGGGCATCGCGCCCATCCAGGTCGTCGTGATTCCCGTGGGCCGCAAGGACAACTTCGATCAGATGGTGGGGGAAGGCGAGCGGCTGGCCGCCGAGCTGCGCGCCCTGGGCCTCCGGGTCAAGGTGGACAGGCGTGACGGCGTGACGAACGGCTTCAAGTACAACGACTGGGAACTCAAGGGCGTGCCCGTGCGAATCGAACTCGGCCCCCGCGACCTGGAACAGGGCGTCGTGGTCGTCAAGAACCGCAACGCCGAGGAGAAGGAGACGCTGCCCCGCGCCGAGGCCATTGCAGGAATGCGTGCCCGTCTCGACGGCATCCAGGCCTGGCTGCTCAGGCGCGCGACCGACTTCATGCTGGAGAACACCGTCAAGGTGGACACCTACGCGGAGTTCAGGGCCGCCATCGAGGCCGGGAAGTGGGTGCTCGCCTTCCACTGCGGCGACCCCGAGAGCGAGAAGGCGATCAAGGACGAGACCAAGGCGACCATCCGCAACATCCCCCTCGACGACGCCGAGTTCTTCGCCGAGCGCGAGGAGGGCGGGGTTTGCGTCCATACCGGGCGGCCCGCCGCCTACGGCAAGCGGGTGATCTTCGCGCGGCAGTACTGA
- a CDS encoding EamA family transporter: MNSPGWIALGLLAALGGAGVTVFGKLGLEGVNPTLATALRAVIMALVMVAVALGTGQLGALMGGKTHLSGRAWLFIVLAGMSGAGSWLAYFAALRVGPTAGVAALDRLSLAFIFLFSALAFREPHGWRGWVGVLVLLAGVYLMASDH; the protein is encoded by the coding sequence ATGAATTCTCCCGGCTGGATTGCCCTCGGCCTGCTCGCGGCCCTCGGCGGGGCGGGCGTCACCGTCTTTGGCAAGCTGGGGCTGGAGGGCGTGAACCCGACCCTGGCCACAGCCCTGCGCGCGGTCATCATGGCGCTGGTGATGGTGGCAGTGGCCCTCGGGACGGGCCAGCTCGGGGCGCTGATGGGGGGCAAGACGCACCTCAGCGGGCGCGCGTGGCTCTTTATCGTCCTGGCGGGAATGAGTGGGGCGGGCTCGTGGCTGGCGTACTTCGCCGCGCTCCGGGTGGGGCCGACCGCCGGAGTCGCGGCCCTCGACCGCCTGAGCCTGGCCTTCATCTTCCTCTTCAGCGCCCTGGCCTTTCGGGAGCCCCACGGCTGGCGGGGGTGGGTGGGCGTGCTCGTGCTCCTCGCCGGGGTGTACCTGATGGCGAGCGACCATTAG
- a CDS encoding nucleotidyltransferase domain-containing protein translates to MTVPTLARSIAARAAGVPGVVAVALGGSHARGTARPDSDLDLCLAYEAEYPFDLTVLNILCRDLDDSGTAEATPPGGWGPWVDGGAWLTVGGQRVDLIYRELGRVEQSVEDALAGRVTLHAQPGHPHGIHGHHYAAELASCVVLHDPQGRLEGLRARLGDYPAALAQSLERHYGWSPGFWLDAAAKGLKRGDVHYAQGCMYQAVMALVQVLCARGCAWLLNEKGAVALAGALPGAPRDFEARVSAALAALDLSALRELAAEVG, encoded by the coding sequence GTGACGGTCCCCACCCTCGCCCGGAGCATCGCCGCCCGCGCCGCTGGGGTTCCCGGTGTGGTCGCCGTCGCCCTCGGCGGCTCGCACGCCCGCGGCACGGCCCGCCCCGACTCCGACCTCGACCTCTGCCTTGCCTATGAGGCCGAGTATCCCTTCGACCTCACTGTGCTGAACATCCTGTGCCGCGACCTCGACGACTCGGGGACGGCGGAAGCGACTCCGCCCGGCGGCTGGGGCCCCTGGGTGGACGGCGGCGCGTGGCTGACGGTGGGCGGGCAGCGGGTGGACCTCATCTACCGGGAACTGGGGAGGGTGGAGCAGAGTGTGGAGGACGCGCTGGCGGGGCGAGTGACCCTGCACGCCCAGCCGGGGCATCCCCACGGTATTCACGGGCACCACTACGCAGCGGAACTGGCGTCGTGCGTCGTCCTCCACGACCCGCAGGGGAGGTTGGAAGGGCTGCGGGCGCGGCTGGGGGACTACCCGGCGGCATTGGCTCAGTCCCTCGAACGGCACTACGGCTGGTCGCCCGGCTTCTGGCTGGACGCGGCGGCCAAGGGCCTCAAACGCGGCGACGTGCATTACGCGCAGGGGTGCATGTACCAGGCGGTCATGGCGCTGGTGCAGGTCCTCTGCGCGCGGGGCTGTGCCTGGCTGCTGAACGAGAAGGGGGCGGTTGCCCTCGCGGGGGCATTGCCGGGCGCCCCCCGGGACTTCGAGGCGCGGGTGAGCGCTGCCCTCGCCGCCCTGGACCTGTCGGCCCTGCGGGAACTGGCCGCGGAGGTGGGGTGA
- a CDS encoding type I restriction endonuclease — MTQVVDSLERSGWEVVREYAVESGTRTLRADAVLLFEGVILAVVEVKATRSRGDDQATSRQLNRLAELLGAPLALLWRNGAVFQLRDIPGVVRGRLQSFPPPGEILQLLGPLRQLFSKRLATCQAVTRAVQDWRSGGATRTGNTYLPAIEFYANEHQTVCAQVPLTQCVLIGGMLEGMLRETAVAKDPAGKHKKKSLADLITWCTTNGYISAGTGAITPDAVRNSRNALHPNLFVTSPTISHAIASNAAQALAAAVRELNASV, encoded by the coding sequence TTGACGCAAGTCGTAGACTCCCTTGAACGGTCGGGTTGGGAAGTTGTCAGGGAATACGCCGTTGAATCGGGAACTCGTACGCTGCGCGCGGATGCTGTCCTTCTGTTCGAAGGCGTCATTCTGGCTGTGGTTGAAGTGAAGGCCACCCGATCCCGGGGAGACGATCAAGCAACTTCACGACAATTGAACCGGTTGGCTGAGCTTTTGGGTGCACCCCTGGCGCTCCTTTGGAGAAATGGCGCAGTTTTTCAACTGCGTGACATTCCAGGGGTCGTGCGTGGTCGCCTGCAATCCTTCCCACCCCCAGGAGAGATTCTTCAATTGCTGGGGCCCCTCCGCCAGTTGTTCAGCAAGAGACTTGCCACGTGCCAAGCGGTCACGCGGGCGGTCCAGGATTGGCGAAGTGGGGGCGCCACCCGTACGGGGAATACGTACCTCCCTGCCATTGAGTTTTATGCCAACGAGCATCAGACCGTTTGTGCACAAGTGCCGCTGACCCAATGTGTGTTGATTGGTGGGATGCTGGAAGGGATGCTTCGTGAAACCGCAGTAGCGAAAGATCCTGCTGGGAAGCACAAGAAGAAGTCTCTCGCAGACCTCATTACCTGGTGTACTACCAACGGGTACATCAGCGCTGGCACTGGAGCCATTACGCCGGACGCAGTTCGCAACAGCCGCAACGCCCTCCACCCCAACCTGTTCGTCACATCGCCAACGATCAGTCATGCAATTGCAAGCAACGCTGCGCAGGCTCTTGCTGCTGCTGTGCGGGAGTTGAACGCCAGCGTGTAG
- a CDS encoding VOC family protein — MLRIGSIVWGVREVPRAIDFWTRALDYQVRKNPDETWAILVPREGPGVQLALNLVSSDKPKRHHLDLYASDQAAEVERLLALGASRVDWRYPEGADYVVLADPDGNTFCVVQT, encoded by the coding sequence ATGCTCAGAATCGGCTCCATCGTCTGGGGCGTGCGCGAGGTCCCCAGGGCCATCGACTTCTGGACTCGGGCGCTGGACTATCAGGTGAGGAAAAACCCGGACGAGACGTGGGCCATCCTGGTCCCGCGGGAGGGGCCGGGCGTACAACTGGCCCTGAACCTTGTAAGTTCCGACAAGCCCAAGCGTCACCACCTCGACCTCTACGCCAGTGACCAGGCGGCGGAGGTCGAGCGGCTGCTGGCGCTGGGCGCGAGCCGCGTGGACTGGCGCTACCCGGAGGGCGCCGACTACGTGGTTCTGGCCGACCCGGACGGCAACACCTTCTGCGTGGTGCAGACGTGA
- a CDS encoding site-specific DNA-methyltransferase, with the protein MHKPDLAKLVTAAELKTRPVYDWFYFPHSFSPTLVDRLVQHWRDDGRGPVQSLLDPFVGAGTTLLAARSLGLTAVGTDLSPLAVRVSEAKLGKYDEQRVNDDVERVVMTARADSRRYKTNDERLTRAFTPAEHANLQRLRRAIHAHGDNGLLLLAFLNVLRETSRAYADGGWFRWVEKPDAWRSVFKEFRRTALRFVQEARHLQHLGTARQEVMLSDARTLNEVQGPFDAVLTSPPYPNRHDYTRVFHLELLLGAGLKNDDVLSLRHTSLRSHVEAKKPDVDADNYVEPEAATRLLEKIAAGGADVRVERMLRGYLEDMYVALLRMHERLAAHGRVALVVSNVRHGGVMFPVDELLVEVAARAGFEWEQTWVARYRGNSAQQMSVYGRDPARESVVLLRK; encoded by the coding sequence GTGCACAAGCCGGACCTCGCCAAGCTGGTCACTGCCGCAGAATTGAAGACGCGTCCGGTTTACGACTGGTTCTACTTCCCGCACAGCTTCTCACCCACCCTGGTCGACCGACTCGTCCAACATTGGCGCGACGACGGGCGCGGACCGGTGCAATCCCTGTTGGATCCGTTCGTGGGGGCGGGCACGACGTTGCTCGCCGCACGAAGCCTGGGGTTGACCGCTGTGGGAACAGACCTCTCGCCACTCGCAGTTCGGGTGAGTGAGGCGAAGCTGGGCAAGTACGACGAGCAGCGGGTGAATGATGACGTGGAACGCGTCGTCATGACTGCGCGCGCGGATTCGAGGCGTTACAAGACGAACGACGAGCGCCTGACACGGGCGTTCACCCCGGCGGAGCATGCCAACCTTCAGCGGCTTAGAAGGGCCATCCACGCGCACGGGGACAACGGCCTGTTGCTCCTCGCCTTTTTGAATGTGCTGCGCGAGACGAGCCGCGCGTACGCGGACGGCGGTTGGTTCAGGTGGGTGGAAAAACCTGACGCCTGGAGGAGTGTCTTTAAGGAATTCCGCCGTACAGCCTTACGCTTCGTTCAGGAGGCACGCCACCTTCAGCACCTGGGCACAGCGCGCCAAGAGGTCATGCTTTCGGACGCACGCACTCTCAACGAGGTGCAGGGACCCTTTGACGCCGTGCTGACATCCCCTCCCTACCCGAACCGGCACGACTACACGCGAGTGTTCCATCTGGAACTTCTCCTGGGTGCGGGGTTGAAGAACGACGACGTTTTAAGCTTGCGCCACACCAGCCTCCGCTCCCATGTGGAAGCGAAGAAACCTGACGTGGATGCGGACAACTACGTTGAGCCGGAAGCCGCCACCCGGCTGTTGGAAAAGATTGCGGCAGGTGGTGCCGACGTGAGGGTTGAGCGGATGCTGCGAGGATACCTGGAGGACATGTACGTGGCCCTGCTGCGAATGCACGAGCGCCTCGCTGCACACGGGCGGGTGGCGCTGGTGGTCAGCAATGTTCGCCATGGCGGCGTCATGTTTCCGGTGGATGAACTTCTGGTCGAAGTTGCCGCCCGCGCGGGCTTCGAGTGGGAGCAAACCTGGGTGGCGCGTTACCGCGGGAACAGCGCCCAGCAAATGTCCGTGTACGGGCGCGATCCAGCACGGGAGAGCGTCGTCCTCCTCCGGAAATGA
- a CDS encoding class I SAM-dependent methyltransferase has product MTANSPAEVAAQYATDRNLRVRIETHERYGVGPGLEPRVDELLALRGDEALLDVGTGPGDFPGRLHAQGHRGRLVGVDLSPGMVERARETYPGVEFVRAGADALPFPDASFDVLTARHMLYHVPDVPAALVEFARVLRPGGRFLAVTNAAGYMAELWDVVAEVVPDEPLLAGLLDSRAGSAVFSEQNGEGLVRAAFGDVRVDFLDSALVFPSPEPVLTYLESMTALQHLTGEDRRRVRAALERALAPHFCAGGWRVSKRVAFLRGVRS; this is encoded by the coding sequence ATGACCGCCAACTCCCCCGCCGAGGTCGCCGCCCAGTACGCCACCGACCGCAACTTGCGCGTCCGCATCGAGACGCACGAGCGGTACGGGGTCGGGCCGGGGCTGGAACCGAGGGTGGACGAGTTGCTCGCGCTGCGGGGGGACGAGGCGCTGCTGGACGTGGGGACCGGCCCCGGTGACTTTCCCGGACGGCTGCACGCCCAGGGGCACCGGGGCCGACTCGTCGGCGTGGACCTCTCGCCGGGGATGGTCGAACGTGCCCGCGAGACGTACCCGGGGGTCGAGTTCGTGCGGGCGGGCGCCGACGCCCTCCCCTTCCCGGACGCTTCCTTCGATGTCCTGACCGCCCGGCACATGCTCTACCACGTCCCGGACGTTCCAGCAGCGTTGGTGGAGTTTGCAAGAGTCCTGCGTCCGGGCGGGCGGTTTCTGGCTGTGACGAATGCCGCCGGGTACATGGCCGAACTGTGGGACGTGGTGGCGGAGGTGGTGCCAGATGAACCTCTCCTTGCCGGACTGCTCGACAGCCGGGCGGGATCGGCGGTCTTCTCGGAGCAGAACGGCGAAGGGCTGGTGCGCGCGGCATTCGGCGACGTGCGGGTGGACTTTCTGGACAGCGCGCTCGTGTTCCCTTCGCCCGAGCCTGTGCTGACCTACCTGGAGTCGATGACCGCACTTCAACACCTCACCGGGGAGGACCGGAGGCGGGTCCGGGCTGCCCTGGAGCGGGCCCTGGCTCCCCACTTCTGCGCCGGGGGGTGGCGGGTGTCCAAGCGGGTCGCCTTTCTGCGGGGCGTCAGGTCGTAG